One genomic window of Glycine max cultivar Williams 82 chromosome 16, Glycine_max_v4.0, whole genome shotgun sequence includes the following:
- the LOC100813173 gene encoding disease resistance protein RPV1, whose translation MSSSSYFSDSNPQWIYDVFINFRGEDTRRNFVSHLYSALSNAGVNTFLDEMNYPKGEELNEGLLRTIEGCRICVVVFSTNYPASSWCLKELEKIIECHKTYGHIVLPIFYDVDPSDIRHQQGAFGKNLKAFQGLWGESVLSRWSTVLTQAANFSGWDVSNNRNEAQFVKEIVEDVLTKLDNTFMPITEFPVGLESHVQEVIGYIENQSTKVCIVGIWGMGGLGKTTTAKAIYNRIHRRFTGRCFIEDIREVCETDRRGHVHLQEQLLSDVLKTKVNIKSVGIGRAMMESKLSGTKALIVLDDVNEFGQLKVLCGNRKWFGQGSIVIITTRDVRLLHKLKVDFVYKMEEMDENKSLELFSWHAFGEAKPIEEFDELARNVVAYCGGLPLALEVIGSYLSERTKKEWESVLSKLKIIPNDQVQEKLRISYNGLCDHMEKDIFLDVCCFFIGKDRAYVTEILNGCGLHADIGITVLMERSLVKVAKNNKLGMHPLLRDMGREIIRESSTKKPGKRSRLWFHEDSLNVLTKNTGTKAIEGLALKLHSSSRDCFKAYAFKTMKQLRLLQLEHVQLTGDYGYLPKHLRWIYWKGFPLKYMPKNFYLGGVIAIDLKDSNLRLVWKDPQVLPWLKILNLSHSKYLTETPDFSKLPSLEKLILKDCPSLCKVHQSIGDLQNLLWINLKDCTSLSNLPREIYKLKSLKTLIISGSRIDKLEEDIVQMESLTTLIAKDTAVKQVPFSIVRLKSIGYISLCGYEGLSRNVFPSIIWSWMSPTMNPLSRIRSFSGTSSSLISMDMHNNNLGDLAPILSSLSNLRSVSVQCHRGFQLSEELRTIQDEEYGSYRELEIASYVSQIPKHYLRSYLIGIGSYQEFFNTLSKSISEGLATSEVSDVFLPSDNYPYWLAHMGDGHSVYFTVPEDFHMKGMTLCVVYLSTPENTAIECLISVSMVNYTKGTIQIFKRDTVISFNDEDWQGIISHLGPGDKVEICVTFGHALLVKKTAVYLIMCNESIDKETIPSPDPIEKPKKNVIVGFIKEICNV comes from the exons ATGTCTTCTTCATCATACTTCTCAGATTCCAATCCCCAATGGATATATGACGTGTTCATCAATTTTAGGGGAGAAGACACTCGTAGGAATTTCGTTTCTCATCTCTATTCTGCCCTCTCAAATGCTGGAGTCAATACTTTCCTTGACGAAATGAATTATCCAAAGGGAGAGGAACTAAACGAAGGATTATTACGAACGATAGAAGGATGTCGGATATGTGTAGTTGTTTTCTCCACAAACTACCCTGCGTCTTCTTGGTGTCTTAAAGAGTTGGAAAAAATCATTGAATGCCACAAAACTTATGGCCACATAGTTTTGCCCATATTTTACGATGTTGATCCCTCCGATATACGTCATCAGCAGGGTGCTTTTGGGAAAAATTTGAAAGCATTTCAAGGATTGTGGGGAGAATCTGTGTTGTCGAGGTGGAGCACGGTACTCACCCAAGCTGCAAACTTCTCGGGTTGGGATGTGAGCAATAACAG GAACGAGGCTCAATTTGTGAAGGAAATTGTTGAAGATGTTCTCACAAAACTAGACAACACATTCATGCCTATCACTGAATTTCCTGTTGGATTAGAATCCCATGTGCAAGAAGTGATTGGATATATTGAAAATCAGTCAACCAAAGTTTGTATCGTAGGGATATGGGGGATGGGTGGATTGGGTAAAACTACCACAGCCAAAGCCATCTACAATCGAATTCATCGTAGATTCACGGGTAGATGTTTCATTGAAGATATTCGAGAAGTTTGTGAAACAGATCGAAGAGGGCATGTTCATTTGCAAGAACAACTTCTTTCAGATGTCCTTAAAACAAAGGTGAACATAAAAAGCGTTGGGATAGGAAGAGCTATGATGGAGAGCAAACTTTCTGGAACAAAGGCACTCATTGTACTTGATGATGTTAATGAGTTTGGTCAGTTAAAAGTCCTATGCGGAAATCGTAAATGGTTTGGTCAAGGAAGTATAGTAATCATTACAACTAGAGATGTACGCCTACTTCACAAACTTAaagttgattttgtttataaaatggaGGAAATGGACGAAAATAAGTCCCTTGAGCTTTTTAGTTGGCATGCTTTTGGAGAAGCAAAACCAATAGAAGAGTTCGATGAACTTGCAAGAAATGTAGTTGCTTATTGTGGAGGACTACCACTAGCTCTTGAAGTCATTGGTTCTTATTTAAGTGAGAGGACGAAGAAAGAGTGGGAAAGTGTATtgtcaaaactaaaaataattccCAATGATCAAGTTCAAGAGAAATTAAGGATAAGCTATAATGGCTTATGCGATCACATGGAAAAGGATATATTTCTTGATGTATGTTGTTTCTTTATTGGTAAAGATAGAGCCTATGTTACAGAGATACTAAATGGCTGTGGACTACATGCTGATATAGGAATAACAGTTCTCATGGAGCGTAGCCTCGTAAAAGTTGCAAAGAACAACAAACTTGGAATGCATCCATTACTACGAGACATGGGAAGAGAGATAATTCGTGAAAGTTCAACAAAGAAACCTGGGAAGCGCAGTCGATTGTGGTTTCATGAGGATTCACTTAATGTATTGACAAAGAATACT GGGACAAAAGCTATTGAGGGATTGGCTCTGAAATTGCATTCAAGCAGCAGAGATTGCTTCAAAGCTTATGCTTTTAAGACAATGAAGCAATTGAGACTATTGCAACTTGAGCATGTACAACTCACTGGAGATTATGGGTATCTTCCTAAGCATCTGAGATGGATCTATTGGAAAGGATTTCCTTTAAAATACATGCCTAAAAACTTTTATCTGGGAGGCGTAATTGCGATTGATTTAAAAGACAGCAATCTTAGACTAGTCTGGAAAGACCCCCAG GTTTTGCCGTGGCTGAAAATCCTCAATCTTAGTCATTCTAAGTACTTGACAGAAACCCCTGACTTTTCAAAACTACCAAGTCTTGAAAAGCTTATTCTCAAAGATTGTCCGAGTTTGTGCAAGGTACACCAGTCCATTGGAGATCTCCAAAATCTTCTCTGGATAAATTTGAAGGACTGTACAAGCCTAAGCAATCTCCCAAGAGAGATATATAAGTTGAAATCTTTGAAAACTCTCATCATATCCGGTTCGAGGATTGACAAATTGGAAGAAGATATAGTGCAGATGGAATCCTTGACTACTCTAATTGCTAAAGATACAGCTGTGAAACAAGTGCCCTTTTCAATTGTAAGATTAAAAAGCATTGGATATATCTCCCTATGTGGATATGAAGGATTATCACGTAATGTTTTTCCTTCTATCATTTGGTCTTGGATGTCACCAACAATGAATCCCCTATCTCGTATTCGTTCATTTAGTGGCACTTCATCATCTTTAATTTCCATGGATatgcataataataatttggGTGATCTAGCACCAATTCTTAGCAGCCTTTCAAATCTTCGAAGTGTTTCAGTGCAATGTCACAGGGGGTTTCAACTATCTGAAGAATTAAGAACAATTCAGGATGAGGAATATGGAAGTTACCGAGAATTGGAAATAGCATCATATGTATCACAAATTCCAAAGCATTACTTGAGGTCTTATTTGATTGGAATTGGAAGTTATCAAGAATTCTTCAATACCCTAAGCAAAAGCATATCTGAG GGATTGGCAACCAGTGAGGTTAGTGATGTTTTTCTCCCTAGTGATAATTATCCTTATTGGTTGGCCCATATGGGGGATGGACATTCAGTGTATTTCACTGTGCCCGAGGATTTTCACATGAAGGGAATGACTTTGTGTGTTGTTTATTTATCAACCCCTGAAAACACTGCAATTGAATGTCTTATTAGTGTATCAATGGTTAATTACACAAAGGGCACCATCCAGATATTCAAGCGAGACACAGTAATTTCCTTTAACGATGAAGACTGGCAGGGCATAATATCACATTTGGGACCTGGAGAcaaggtggaaatttgtgtgACTTTTGGGCATGCATTGCTGGTTAAGAAGACAGCTGTCTATCTAATAATGTGCAATGAATCGATTGACAAGGAAACCATCCCTTCTCCTGATCCAATAGAAAAGccaaagaaaaatgtaatcGTAGGATTCATAAAAGAAATTTGTAATGTGTAA
- the LOC102661524 gene encoding uncharacterized mitochondrial protein AtMg00810-like: MTRNSKELIEEFKGGMKEAIEMTDLGKMSFFLGIQVQQDRGQVFVSQEKYEKEILRNFKMEECKPSTTPMNQKEKFSNEDEAEKVDKKLYRSLIECLMYLIATMPDITYAVSLLSRYMHCASEIHFKAAKRILRYTKGTIGYGVKFQLVKDFSLYGYSDSDWAGSNDDMKNTSGYCFTFGSRVFSWRSKK; the protein is encoded by the coding sequence ATGACAAGAAATTCAAAGGAGCTGATTGAAGAGTTTAAAGGAGGAATGAAAGAAGCCATTGAAATGACTGATCttggaaaaatgtcatttttcctTGGTATACAGGTGCAACAAGATAGAGGTCAAGTATTTGTAAgtcaagaaaaatatgaaaaggaaaTTCTTAGAAATTTCAAGATGGAGGAATGCAAGCCAAGTACAACGccaatgaatcaaaaggagaaATTCAGCAATGAAGATGAAGCTGAAAAGGTTGATAAAAAACTGTACAGAAGCTTAATAGAATGTCTAATGTATTTGATTGCAACCATGCCAGACATTACCTATGCAGTAAGCTTGTTGTCGCGATATATGCACTGTGCTAGTGAGATTCATTTTAAGGCAGCCAAAAGAATCTTGAGATATACCAAGGGTACTATTGGTTATGGAGTGAAGTTTCAGCTAGTAAAAGATTTCAGTCTTTATGGATATTCAGATAGTGATTGGGCTGGGAGTAATGATGACATGAAAAACACTTCAGGCTACTGTTTCACATTTGGTTCTAGAGTTTTTTCATGGCGTTCAAAGAAGTAA